In one Terriglobia bacterium genomic region, the following are encoded:
- a CDS encoding FecR domain-containing protein, which translates to MKASTLPVASTFLAFLSLAAPIPAQSVQAPLAPVSEASAAQAPAQAPAAHSKVRIVRLSEVKGAVQVDRAIGRGFEPAMANLPIVENSKVETGMGVAEIEFEDNSTLRLGPNTALEFPRLERDTAGSTLSTVHVAKGTVYVSLMKSRADQFTLVFGNRSVVLPPASHIRLQMDQQQAQLASLGGPLRIGDSSSALDVPKKKTLTFNLAQQTTPAISKGVAYQGILDDWDKRNMDYHARAAAFSGVGTPYSYGVNDMAYYGSFVDAPGCGMMWRPYFASAAWDPYSNGAWAYYSTGYSWVSPYPWGWMPYHYGSWSMCSGMGWGWQPGGYWNGLNNGTATALQYGGGGSGTGRTGPPLRPIHPPHLGQPTIVPVNSKPLVHSGIASASSFQFRRDSAGLGIPRETLGNLHKFSQRADSRGVSSTHIYISAPATMSGPARGGTNSGFVSGATMHRGYAPSLSNSMQPGFSMQPGFAGRAGGGAPASSSAPSFSMPSSGSHVSAPSGGSHR; encoded by the coding sequence ATGAAAGCGTCCACTCTACCCGTCGCAAGCACCTTCCTCGCGTTTCTTTCTCTCGCAGCGCCGATTCCGGCCCAATCCGTTCAAGCGCCCCTGGCGCCCGTCTCAGAGGCCTCCGCCGCGCAGGCTCCCGCGCAAGCCCCCGCAGCTCACTCCAAGGTGCGCATCGTCCGCCTCAGTGAGGTCAAAGGAGCCGTGCAGGTCGACCGCGCCATCGGCCGCGGTTTCGAGCCCGCCATGGCCAATCTCCCCATCGTCGAAAACAGCAAGGTCGAAACCGGTATGGGCGTCGCCGAAATCGAGTTCGAGGACAACTCCACGCTGCGCCTTGGCCCCAACACGGCCTTGGAATTCCCCCGCCTCGAACGGGATACCGCCGGTTCAACGCTCTCCACGGTCCACGTGGCCAAAGGCACCGTCTACGTCAGCCTCATGAAGTCCCGCGCCGACCAATTCACGCTCGTCTTTGGGAACCGCAGCGTCGTCTTGCCGCCCGCCTCGCACATCCGCCTCCAAATGGACCAGCAGCAGGCGCAGCTCGCTTCTCTGGGCGGCCCACTTCGCATTGGCGATTCCTCGTCCGCCCTCGACGTCCCCAAAAAGAAAACACTCACCTTCAATCTCGCCCAGCAGACCACACCGGCCATCTCCAAAGGCGTCGCCTATCAGGGCATCCTCGACGACTGGGACAAGCGCAACATGGACTACCACGCCCGCGCGGCCGCCTTCAGCGGTGTCGGCACGCCGTATTCGTACGGCGTCAATGACATGGCCTACTACGGCAGCTTTGTCGATGCTCCCGGCTGCGGCATGATGTGGCGGCCCTACTTCGCCAGCGCGGCATGGGACCCCTACTCCAACGGCGCGTGGGCCTATTACTCCACCGGATACAGCTGGGTCTCGCCCTATCCCTGGGGATGGATGCCCTATCACTACGGCAGTTGGTCGATGTGTTCTGGCATGGGCTGGGGATGGCAGCCGGGCGGCTACTGGAACGGGCTCAATAACGGAACCGCAACCGCCCTGCAGTACGGCGGGGGCGGCTCTGGCACAGGACGAACCGGACCTCCGCTGCGTCCCATCCATCCGCCGCACCTCGGTCAGCCTACCATCGTCCCCGTCAACAGCAAGCCGCTCGTGCACTCGGGAATCGCTTCGGCCTCCTCCTTTCAGTTCCGCCGGGATTCGGCCGGCCTCGGCATCCCTCGCGAAACTCTCGGCAACCTGCACAAGTTCTCCCAGCGCGCAGACTCGCGCGGCGTCTCCAGCACACATATCTACATTTCCGCGCCGGCAACCATGTCCGGTCCTGCCCGTGGAGGCACAAACAGCGGCTTCGTTTCAGGGGCGACCATGCATCGCGGCTACGCGCCGTCGCTCTCCAATTCCATGCAGCCCGGATTTTCCATGCAGCCCGGATTCGCAGGCAGGGCTGGCGGAGGCGCTCCGGCAAGTTCCTCGGCACCTTCGTTCTCCATGCCTTCCTCCGGCTCGCATGTTTCGGCACCAAGCGGGGGCAGTCACCGCTA
- a CDS encoding MFS transporter: protein MESSRRNPPVWVMGLSNATLGFITGIAFFVLPQLMSDEHVPEARIAVMTALAISPNFWAVAFSPMLDVRFSRRWYATFWAALAGISTTVAFLSLHHLVVLEVAMVVAVATAALSGGALGGWLSNVTPEQDRNTLSKWMNIGLVSGTGVVSVLGGELFRHLPVWLAAMLMGAIVFLPATAFLFIPAPGPDRRLAAESFGQFNREVLALLRRREVVVVLLLFLSPCSSFVMPNLLGGLGNDFHASARAVSLAGGVGAFIPGILGCFVFPPIARRLPLRFFYLANGILGSLFTLSLILLPHLTWTYALALFGEYLFQAVAFSIQIGIVFEAIGTNNPLAATTFAFLTSATNVPVTYMALADGHAYSFAGIAGTLVTDASIGIATCVLAGILLARFDSVATRQQVAGAELTDALQEES from the coding sequence GTGGAGTCCAGCCGCCGCAATCCGCCCGTGTGGGTGATGGGTCTGTCCAACGCCACGCTGGGATTCATTACAGGCATCGCTTTCTTCGTGCTGCCCCAGTTGATGTCGGACGAGCACGTGCCGGAGGCGCGCATTGCTGTTATGACGGCGCTAGCCATATCTCCCAACTTTTGGGCGGTGGCGTTCAGCCCCATGCTGGATGTGCGCTTCAGCCGGCGCTGGTACGCCACATTTTGGGCGGCCCTGGCGGGCATCTCAACCACAGTTGCGTTCCTCAGCCTGCATCATCTTGTGGTGCTGGAGGTAGCGATGGTCGTGGCTGTTGCGACAGCCGCACTCTCTGGCGGCGCCCTCGGGGGCTGGCTCTCGAACGTCACTCCCGAGCAGGACAGAAATACGCTGAGCAAGTGGATGAACATCGGGCTGGTCAGCGGCACCGGCGTGGTGTCTGTGCTGGGCGGAGAACTGTTTCGCCATCTGCCGGTTTGGCTCGCGGCAATGCTGATGGGAGCAATCGTCTTTCTTCCGGCAACGGCCTTTCTCTTCATCCCCGCCCCTGGGCCGGACAGGCGCCTTGCAGCCGAAAGCTTCGGCCAGTTCAATCGCGAGGTTCTGGCGCTGCTGCGCCGCCGGGAAGTGGTGGTTGTGCTACTGCTGTTCCTCTCGCCGTGCAGCTCGTTTGTAATGCCCAACCTGCTTGGCGGCCTCGGGAACGACTTTCATGCATCCGCGCGGGCGGTGAGCCTGGCCGGAGGAGTAGGAGCCTTCATCCCGGGCATCCTGGGCTGCTTTGTCTTTCCGCCCATCGCCAGACGGCTGCCGCTGCGCTTCTTCTATCTGGCGAACGGCATTCTGGGCAGCCTGTTCACGCTCAGCCTGATTCTGCTGCCACACCTGACATGGACCTATGCGCTGGCCCTCTTTGGTGAGTACCTGTTCCAGGCCGTCGCATTCTCCATCCAGATTGGAATTGTGTTTGAGGCCATCGGGACCAACAATCCGCTGGCCGCGACAACGTTTGCCTTTCTCACCTCTGCCACGAATGTTCCAGTCACATACATGGCTCTAGCCGATGGGCACGCTTACTCCTTCGCTGGCATCGCGGGCACACTTGTGACGGACGCCTCGATCGGGATTGCGACGTGCGTACTGGCGGGAATCCTGCTGGCGCGGTTTGATTCCGTGGCGACGAGGCAGCAGGTTGCAGGCGCTGAGCTGACGGATGCGCTGCAGGAAGAGAGCTGA
- a CDS encoding translation elongation factor Ts, with amino-acid sequence MTTVSEKIDAKLVKDLREKSGAPMGDCLKALQETKGNIEDAFVVLRKRGMASAQKKAARSTNEGAVGTYIHAGGKIGVLIEVNCESDFVARTEDFQELLKDIAMHIAASDPRYVKPEDVTPEDMEREKEIYRAQAAATGKPAPVIEKIVEGKMAKFYEEVCLLEQPFIKEQSISIKELIAQKVGKLGENITIRRFARFKVGAPDWTVAQTKAVEAAGE; translated from the coding sequence ATGACGACAGTGAGCGAAAAGATTGATGCCAAACTGGTAAAGGATCTTCGTGAGAAGTCCGGCGCGCCCATGGGCGACTGCCTCAAGGCTCTCCAGGAGACCAAGGGAAACATCGAGGACGCGTTCGTCGTGCTGCGTAAGCGCGGCATGGCCTCTGCGCAGAAAAAGGCCGCCCGCTCCACCAATGAGGGCGCCGTGGGCACCTACATCCACGCCGGCGGCAAAATCGGCGTGCTCATCGAGGTCAACTGCGAGAGCGATTTCGTCGCCCGCACGGAAGACTTCCAGGAACTGCTCAAGGATATCGCCATGCACATCGCGGCCAGCGATCCGCGCTACGTCAAGCCTGAGGACGTGACCCCCGAGGACATGGAGCGCGAGAAGGAAATCTACCGCGCCCAGGCTGCCGCCACCGGCAAGCCCGCACCGGTCATCGAGAAGATCGTGGAAGGCAAGATGGCCAAGTTCTACGAGGAGGTCTGTCTCCTGGAGCAGCCTTTCATCAAGGAGCAGTCCATCAGCATCAAGGAACTCATCGCGCAGAAGGTCGGCAAGCTCGGCGAAAACATCACCATCCGCCGCTTCGCCCGCTTCAAGGTCGGCGCCCCCGACTGGACCGTCGCCCAGACCAAGGCCGTCGAAGCCGCCGGCGAATAA
- the rpsB gene encoding 30S ribosomal protein S2 translates to MANITMKELLEAGVHFGHQTKRWNPKMKEYIFGERNGIYIIDLQKTLKLFKDASKFVTELCAGGKTILFVGTKRQAQDAVAEEANRAGMPYINQRWLGGLLTNWVTVQKSVKRLQELDDMATDGRYELLTKKEVIRLERERKHLQANLAGIKTMKRLPDALFIVDSNNEAIAVKEARKLGIPVVAVVDTNCDPTVVDYVIPGNDDALRAIRLFTSKIADSAAEGVNLVGDKAFAEELPVPVEEIVAVEAASAEEVDLEAALGGGIRKAPAVAALDEAEAVEGGF, encoded by the coding sequence GTGGCTAACATCACCATGAAAGAGCTGCTCGAAGCAGGCGTCCACTTCGGGCACCAGACGAAGCGCTGGAATCCGAAGATGAAGGAATACATCTTCGGCGAGCGCAACGGAATCTACATCATCGACCTGCAGAAGACGCTCAAGCTGTTCAAGGATGCGTCCAAGTTCGTCACTGAACTGTGCGCGGGAGGCAAGACGATTCTCTTCGTCGGCACCAAGCGCCAGGCGCAGGACGCCGTGGCTGAAGAGGCCAACCGTGCTGGAATGCCCTACATCAACCAGCGCTGGCTCGGCGGTCTGCTCACCAACTGGGTGACGGTGCAGAAGTCGGTGAAGCGCCTTCAGGAATTGGATGATATGGCCACGGATGGCCGCTACGAACTGCTGACCAAGAAGGAAGTCATTCGCCTCGAGCGGGAGCGCAAGCACCTGCAGGCGAACCTGGCCGGCATCAAGACCATGAAGCGCCTGCCCGACGCCCTGTTCATCGTCGACTCGAACAACGAGGCGATTGCCGTCAAGGAAGCCCGCAAGCTCGGCATCCCCGTCGTGGCGGTGGTGGACACCAACTGCGACCCCACGGTCGTTGACTACGTGATTCCCGGCAACGACGACGCCCTGCGCGCCATTCGCCTCTTCACCTCCAAGATTGCCGACTCGGCAGCCGAGGGCGTGAACCTGGTGGGCGACAAGGCCTTTGCCGAGGAGCTGCCCGTTCCCGTGGAAGAGATCGTGGCCGTTGAGGCTGCCTCTGCCGAGGAAGTGGACCTGGAAGCAGCCCTGGGCGGCGGCATCCGCAAGGCCCCGGCCGTTGCGGCCCTGGATGAAGCTGAAGCGGTTGAAGGCGGCTTTTAA
- the rpsI gene encoding 30S ribosomal protein S9 yields MAEQVQYYGTGRRKSATARVFLRPGNGEFTVNGKPFDQYFVTDAQRIMAKSALVLTETAGNFNVVVNCDGGGVASQAGAVRMGMARALQEFNPELRAKLKAEGFLARDARQKERKKYGQKGARKRFQFSKR; encoded by the coding sequence ATGGCTGAACAGGTTCAATACTACGGAACGGGACGCCGCAAGTCGGCGACAGCCCGTGTTTTCCTTCGTCCCGGCAACGGCGAATTCACCGTCAACGGCAAGCCCTTCGATCAGTATTTTGTGACCGATGCGCAGCGGATCATGGCGAAGTCTGCCCTGGTGCTGACCGAGACCGCAGGCAACTTCAACGTCGTCGTCAATTGCGATGGCGGCGGAGTGGCTTCGCAGGCCGGCGCGGTGCGCATGGGCATGGCTCGCGCTCTCCAGGAATTCAACCCTGAACTGCGCGCCAAGCTCAAGGCGGAAGGCTTCCTCGCCCGCGACGCGCGACAGAAGGAACGCAAGAAGTACGGACAGAAGGGCGCGCGCAAGCGCTTCCAGTTCTCGAAGCGTTAA
- the rplM gene encoding 50S ribosomal protein L13, which translates to MSTYFPKGEIARKWFIVDADGQTLGRLASRVARILSGKNNPRYTPFMDTGDHVIVINAAKVKLTGLKSESKVYRHYTGFPGGLREEEFTKRMERRPEQVLEDAIKGMLPKNKLGRAMGSKLKVYRDDKHPHTAQKPVVAAVAAKRA; encoded by the coding sequence ATGAGCACCTATTTCCCCAAGGGGGAAATCGCGCGCAAATGGTTCATCGTGGACGCTGACGGCCAGACTCTGGGCCGCCTCGCTTCGCGGGTCGCGCGCATTCTTTCCGGCAAGAACAATCCCCGCTATACGCCCTTCATGGATACCGGCGATCACGTCATCGTTATCAACGCCGCCAAAGTGAAGCTCACCGGGCTGAAGTCTGAGTCCAAGGTTTACCGCCACTACACCGGATTCCCCGGCGGCCTGCGGGAAGAAGAGTTCACCAAGCGCATGGAGCGCCGTCCGGAGCAGGTTCTGGAAGATGCCATCAAGGGCATGCTGCCGAAGAACAAGCTCGGCCGTGCCATGGGCAGCAAATTGAAAGTTTATCGCGACGATAAGCATCCTCACACCGCGCAGAAGCCGGTCGTGGCCGCAGTCGCCGCCAAGCGAGCATAA